The Deltaproteobacteria bacterium genome includes a window with the following:
- a CDS encoding redoxin domain-containing protein has product MIEVGKQAPDFELVSHLAGTKFGLAQFKGQKNVMLVFYPLDWTPT; this is encoded by the coding sequence ATGATTGAAGTTGGCAAACAAGCGCCTGATTTCGAGTTGGTCAGCCATTTGGCGGGAACCAAATTTGGCCTGGCCCAATTCAAAGGCCAGAAAAATGTCATGTTGGTGTTCTATCCCCTGGATTGGACACCCACTTGA
- a CDS encoding redoxin domain-containing protein, whose amino-acid sequence MPGLEALKSEFQACDTQVLGVSVDSRFSHDNWAKSLGGVSFPLLQDFHPKGDVAAKYGAFLSEKGITDRATVIVDKQGVVRYAVSVGPAVERNPKDLLAECQKVSKG is encoded by the coding sequence GTGCCTGGACTCGAGGCTCTCAAGAGCGAGTTTCAGGCATGCGACACCCAAGTGTTGGGTGTGAGTGTCGATAGCAGATTTTCCCATGATAATTGGGCGAAGTCTTTGGGCGGCGTGTCTTTTCCGCTGTTGCAAGATTTCCATCCCAAGGGCGATGTGGCAGCGAAGTACGGCGCATTTCTTTCAGAGAAAGGCATCACCGATCGCGCGACTGTAATCGTCGACAAGCAAGGCGTGGTGCGCTACGCCGTATCCGTGGGTCCAGCAGTCGAACGCAACCCGAAGGATCTGTTGGCCGAGTGCCAGAAGGTCAGCAAGGGCTAA